From Saccopteryx leptura isolate mSacLep1 chromosome 3, mSacLep1_pri_phased_curated, whole genome shotgun sequence, one genomic window encodes:
- the SLC25A32 gene encoding solute carrier family 25 member 32 has protein sequence MTDRSHPAPGSSAWSTIFRHVRYENLVAGVSGGVLSNLALHPLDLVKIRFAVSDGLELRPKYKGILHCLTTIWKLDGLRGLYQGVTPNVWGAGLSWGLYFFFYNAIKSYRTEGRAEQLNAMEYLVSAAEAGAMTLCITNPLWVTKTRLMLQYNGVVNPPQRQYKGMFDTLLKIYKYEGVRGLYKGFIPGLFGTSHGALQFMAYELLKLKYNQHINRLPEAQLSTIEYISVAALSKIFAVAATYPYQVVRARLQDQHMSYEGVLDVITRTWRKEGVGGFYKGIAPNLIRVTPACCITFVVYENVSHFLLDLRKEKK, from the exons ATGACCGATCGTAGCCATCCGGCACCCGGGTCGTCGGCGTGGAGCACGATATTCCGCCACGTCCGGTATGAGAACCTGGTGGCGGGTGTGAGCGGCGGGGTCCTGTCCAACCTCGCGCTGCACCCGCTGGACTTGGTGAAGATACGCTTTGCCG TGAGTGATGGATTGGAACTGAGACCAAAATATAAAGGAATTCTGCATTGTCTGACTACCATTTGGAAACTTGATGGACTACGGGGACTCTACCAAGGAGTAACCCCAAATGTCTGGGGTGCAGGTTTATCCTGGGGACTCTACTTTTTCTT ttaCAATGCCATCAAGTCATATAGGACAGAAGGAAGAGCTGAACAGTTAAATGCAATGGAGTACCTTGTCTCAGCTGCTGAAGCTG GAGCCATGACTCTCTGCATTACAAACCCATTATGGGTAACCAAAACTCGCCTTATGTTACAGTACAATGGTGTTGTTAACCCACCCCAGCGGCAATATAAAGGAATGTTTGATACACTTCTGAAAATATATAAGTATGAAGGTGTGCGTGGATTGTATAAG GGGTTTATTCCTGGGCTGTTTGGAACATCACACGGTGCCCTTCAGTTTATGGCATATGAATTGTTGAAGTTGAAATACAACCAACATATCAATAGATTACCAGAAGCCCAGTTG AGCACAATAGAATATATATCTGTTGCAGCACTATCCAAAATATTTGCTGTTGCAGCGACATACCCATATCAAGTTGTGAGAGCTCGTCTTCAGGACCAGCATATGTCTTACGAGGGTGTATTGGATGTAATCACAAGGACATGGAG gaAAGAAGGCGTCGGTGGATTTTACAAAGGAATTGCTCCCAATTTGATTCGAGTGACTCCAGCCTGCTGTATTACCTTTGTGGTATATGAAAATGTGTCCCATTTTTTACTTGaccttagaaaagagaaaaagtaa